In the Chroococcidiopsis sp. SAG 2025 genome, one interval contains:
- a CDS encoding efflux RND transporter permease subunit — MFVDFFIKRPVFTSVCAIIILLVGAISIPTLPAAQYPEIAPPQVQVTANYVGASAEVVEDTVTTVLEREINGVDGMRYINSSSANDGTSTITVTFEAGRDLDIAAVDVQNRVSIAEPQLPQEVRQVGVTVTKQTNNLLLGMGIFSPNKQYDNVFLSNYVDLYMVDALQRVKGVSEARIFGERRYAMRLWLDPDKLASRNLAAQDVVDAVEEQNLQVGAGQIGQPPTEDGQQYQIDLRAVGRLVDVSQFEDMVISTAPDGTLIKLNDVGRVELGAQNYSSFLRYRGQEAVGIGIFPIPGSNDLEVARNVKAEMERLSQQFPPGMEYQVAYDTTLFVEESLKEVIITLLMSVALVIAVIYLFLQDWRTTLIPVVTIPLALIGTFAFVKAFNFSINSLTLFGLTLATGMVVDDAIVVVEDISRLIQDEGMPPRQAASEAMHELFGAVIATSLVLMAVFVPVAFFPGATGQIYRQFALTIAFSITISTFLALTLTPSLAGLLLRQKPPARGPIAWVFGKFNRFLDWTRHKYERSLNFLTRIKPIVLGIFVVFLGLTAWLYQIVPTGFLPDEDQGYFITLIQGPEGASLNYTSDVMRKVETEYLKLPEVKATFAVGGFGIGGTGNTANRGAIFTPLIPWGERSGANQSAEALINRMRGVVSQFSEARILPVNPPAIRGLGSVSGFQYQLQDRQGNLPLNDLVGVMQQLMQRGNQTPGLSAVFSTFGANAPQMEIEIDRNKAKALQVDVDEILNTLQTYMGSRYVNDFNLQRRTYRVYVQADKQFRSNPEDIGKLYVRSNQSDPAQRQMIPLSNLVKVTPTTGAQSITHYNLFRSIELNGSAAPGFSTGQAMDAMAKLSDEILPASMGYEWSGISLDETESGGQAPIIFALGLVFVFLVLAAQYENYVDPLIIMLAVPLAIFGALLAQNMRGLPNDVYCQVGLVMLIGLASKNSILIVEFANQLRDRGLSITRAAIQAAQERLRPILMTALSTLLGIFPLVIAVGAGAKSRQALGTAVFGGMFVATFLSLFVVPVLYIVISNLRDRFQSRRPPQPPQQLEPSDTDVRVASESR, encoded by the coding sequence GCATGAGATACATCAACTCCAGTAGCGCCAACGATGGTACGAGTACGATTACAGTCACGTTTGAAGCAGGACGGGATCTCGATATTGCTGCTGTAGACGTGCAAAACCGCGTTTCGATCGCCGAACCGCAGTTGCCGCAGGAAGTGCGTCAAGTCGGTGTAACGGTGACAAAGCAGACCAACAACCTGCTGTTGGGCATGGGTATATTCTCGCCTAACAAACAATATGACAACGTTTTCTTGAGCAACTACGTCGATCTTTATATGGTCGATGCCTTGCAACGAGTCAAGGGCGTGAGCGAGGCGCGGATTTTTGGCGAACGTCGCTATGCTATGCGCCTGTGGCTAGATCCCGATAAACTCGCCAGCCGCAATTTAGCAGCACAGGATGTTGTTGATGCCGTCGAAGAACAAAACTTGCAAGTAGGTGCGGGGCAAATCGGTCAGCCGCCTACAGAAGATGGGCAACAATATCAAATTGACTTGCGGGCTGTGGGTAGACTTGTTGACGTGTCTCAGTTTGAGGACATGGTAATCTCGACCGCACCAGACGGAACCCTGATTAAATTGAACGATGTGGGGCGGGTAGAATTGGGGGCGCAAAACTACAGTTCGTTCCTGCGGTATCGGGGTCAAGAGGCGGTAGGGATCGGGATCTTTCCGATTCCAGGTAGCAACGATTTGGAGGTGGCGCGAAATGTTAAAGCCGAAATGGAACGACTATCTCAGCAATTTCCGCCAGGAATGGAATATCAGGTTGCCTATGACACGACCTTATTTGTAGAAGAGTCCCTCAAAGAAGTTATTATTACCCTGCTCATGTCTGTGGCGCTGGTAATTGCGGTGATTTACCTGTTCTTGCAGGACTGGCGCACGACTTTGATTCCGGTTGTGACAATTCCTCTAGCTTTGATCGGCACGTTTGCTTTTGTTAAAGCGTTCAACTTCTCGATTAACTCCTTGACGTTGTTCGGTTTAACCCTTGCTACAGGGATGGTAGTAGATGATGCGATCGTTGTTGTAGAAGATATTTCCCGTTTGATTCAAGATGAGGGAATGCCACCGCGTCAAGCAGCATCAGAGGCGATGCACGAATTGTTTGGGGCAGTGATTGCGACTTCATTGGTACTGATGGCGGTGTTTGTCCCCGTCGCCTTTTTCCCCGGAGCCACAGGACAAATTTATCGGCAATTTGCGCTGACGATCGCCTTCTCAATTACAATTTCTACCTTCTTGGCGCTGACCCTTACGCCTTCGCTGGCAGGCTTGTTGCTGCGACAAAAACCACCTGCACGGGGTCCTATTGCTTGGGTGTTTGGTAAGTTTAACCGCTTCCTTGATTGGACGCGCCACAAGTACGAGCGATCGCTCAATTTTCTGACGCGGATCAAACCGATTGTTTTGGGAATATTTGTCGTCTTCTTAGGACTAACGGCATGGTTGTATCAAATCGTCCCCACCGGATTTTTACCCGATGAAGACCAAGGTTATTTCATTACCCTAATTCAAGGACCCGAAGGAGCTTCGCTGAACTACACCAGCGACGTGATGCGGAAAGTCGAAACTGAATATCTGAAATTACCTGAAGTCAAAGCAACTTTTGCCGTTGGTGGTTTCGGCATTGGTGGTACGGGTAACACCGCTAACAGGGGGGCAATTTTTACTCCGCTCATACCTTGGGGCGAGCGCTCTGGAGCAAATCAATCGGCAGAAGCTCTGATTAATCGGATGCGCGGTGTTGTCTCCCAATTTTCCGAAGCAAGGATTCTACCTGTAAATCCGCCCGCAATTCGCGGTTTGGGTAGCGTCAGCGGTTTCCAATATCAACTGCAAGACCGTCAGGGAAATCTTCCCCTTAACGATCTTGTCGGCGTGATGCAGCAATTGATGCAACGTGGAAATCAAACCCCTGGATTGTCGGCTGTCTTTAGTACTTTTGGGGCAAATGCGCCGCAAATGGAAATTGAAATCGATCGCAACAAAGCCAAAGCCTTACAAGTCGATGTAGACGAAATTTTAAATACCCTGCAAACATACATGGGTTCGCGCTACGTCAACGATTTCAACTTGCAACGACGGACTTATCGGGTGTACGTCCAAGCCGACAAGCAGTTTCGCTCGAATCCAGAGGATATTGGTAAGCTGTACGTGCGATCGAATCAAAGCGATCCAGCCCAACGCCAAATGATTCCGCTGAGCAATTTGGTAAAAGTCACCCCGACTACTGGAGCGCAGTCAATTACCCACTACAACCTCTTCCGCTCGATCGAACTTAACGGTTCTGCGGCTCCTGGCTTTAGTACCGGACAAGCAATGGACGCGATGGCAAAGTTATCAGACGAGATTTTGCCAGCTAGTATGGGTTACGAATGGTCGGGTATTTCTTTAGACGAGACAGAATCGGGTGGTCAAGCACCGATTATCTTTGCTTTAGGTTTGGTCTTCGTATTCCTAGTGCTGGCGGCTCAGTACGAGAATTATGTGGATCCTTTAATCATCATGCTGGCGGTTCCCCTAGCAATTTTCGGAGCGTTGTTAGCTCAGAATATGCGGGGTTTACCGAATGATGTTTACTGTCAAGTTGGTTTGGTAATGTTGATCGGATTGGCAAGTAAAAACTCAATTCTGATTGTAGAATTTGCTAACCAATTGCGCGATCGCGGGCTTTCGATTACCAGAGCTGCGATTCAAGCTGCTCAAGAACGCTTGCGACCAATTTTGATGACAGCTCTTTCGACCTTATTAGGGATTTTCCCCTTAGTCATTGCCGTGGGCGCGGGGGCAAAAAGTCGTCAAGCACTCGGTACGGCAGTATTTGGCGGCATGTTCGTGGCAACGTTCTTGAGTTTGTTTGTCGTGCCAGTACTGTACATTGTTATTAGTAATTTGCGCGATCGCTTCCAATCTCGTCGTCCACCTCAGCCACCCCAGCAGTTGGAACCCAGCGATACAGATGTCAGAGTCGCTTCTGAAAGTCGCTGA
- a CDS encoding aspartate aminotransferase family protein yields the protein MELATTNLPSSDLDAFWMPFTANRQFKASPRLLVAAEGMYYTTADGRQIIDGTAGLWCVNAGHGRREIADAVQKQVMQLDFAPTFQMGHPAPFELATRLVELLPGDLNRVFFTNSGSESVDTALKIAIAYHRLKGQGARQRLIGRERGYHGVNFGGTAVGGTGANRKLFGNIVTGIDHLSHTHNLEHNAFTRGQPKWGEHLANELERLVALHDASTVAAVIVEPVAGSTGVLLPPIGYLQKLRQICDKHGILLIFDEVITGFGRLGKPFAADYFGVIPDIITVAKGITNATVPMGAVFVREEIYQTFIEGIENGIEFFHGYTYSGHPVACAASLATLDIYKKEGLLTRVSEIAAYWEDAVHSLRSLPHVIDLRNLGLVGAIELESIPGKPGARGYETFVRCYQQGALVRAAGDNIALSPPLIIEKQHIDELFGVVTDVLKHLA from the coding sequence ATGGAATTAGCAACTACTAATCTTCCCAGCAGCGATCTCGATGCCTTTTGGATGCCGTTTACAGCTAACCGTCAGTTTAAGGCTAGTCCCCGTTTGTTAGTGGCGGCTGAGGGGATGTATTACACTACAGCTGATGGTCGGCAGATAATTGATGGTACGGCAGGGTTATGGTGCGTCAATGCGGGTCACGGTCGCCGAGAAATTGCCGATGCGGTACAAAAACAGGTGATGCAATTGGATTTTGCTCCGACGTTTCAAATGGGACATCCAGCACCGTTTGAATTGGCAACACGGCTAGTAGAACTGTTACCTGGAGACTTGAATCGCGTCTTTTTCACCAATTCTGGTTCGGAATCTGTCGATACAGCTTTGAAAATTGCGATCGCCTATCATCGGCTGAAAGGTCAAGGGGCGCGGCAAAGACTAATTGGTAGAGAACGCGGCTATCACGGGGTAAATTTTGGTGGTACGGCGGTGGGAGGCACGGGAGCAAACCGCAAGTTATTCGGCAACATCGTAACTGGAATCGATCATTTATCCCACACCCATAATTTAGAACATAACGCCTTTACTCGCGGACAACCTAAATGGGGAGAGCATTTAGCTAACGAGTTAGAGCGATTGGTCGCGTTACACGATGCCTCAACCGTTGCTGCTGTGATTGTCGAACCAGTTGCAGGATCGACGGGAGTTTTGCTGCCACCAATTGGTTATTTACAAAAACTGCGCCAAATTTGCGATAAACACGGCATTTTACTGATTTTTGATGAAGTGATTACGGGTTTTGGGCGTTTGGGTAAGCCATTTGCTGCCGATTATTTTGGAGTCATACCAGACATAATTACGGTGGCGAAAGGAATTACCAACGCGACTGTGCCGATGGGAGCGGTATTCGTGCGCGAGGAAATCTACCAAACCTTTATTGAGGGAATAGAAAACGGGATTGAATTTTTCCACGGCTACACCTACTCCGGTCATCCCGTCGCCTGTGCTGCGTCTCTGGCTACGTTAGATATATACAAAAAAGAAGGATTGCTGACTCGCGTATCAGAAATTGCGGCTTACTGGGAAGATGCCGTCCACAGTTTGCGCAGTTTACCCCATGTTATCGATTTACGGAATTTGGGATTGGTAGGAGCGATCGAACTAGAATCAATTCCAGGCAAACCAGGAGCAAGGGGATATGAAACTTTTGTCCGTTGCTATCAACAAGGAGCATTAGTCAGGGCAGCGGGAGATAATATTGCGCTATCGCCACCGTTGATTATTGAGAAGCAGCATATTGATGAATTGTTTGGCGTGGTAACGGACGTGTTAAAGCACTTAGCATGA
- the argC gene encoding N-acetyl-gamma-glutamyl-phosphate reductase — protein MGKEGRVSVGIVGASGYGGVQLVRLLMDHPEVELVYLGGDSSAGKSFADIYPHLAHRVAQPIESVDSEAIAARCEVVFLSLPNGFACDMAPQLVDKGCKVLDLSADYRFSDLETYQIWYGKQRQDIAVATKAVYGLPELYRDRIAESQLIGCPGCYPTASLLALAPLLKQGLIVPETAIVDAKSGTSGGGRQAKTGLLLAEADNSFAAYGVARHRHTPEIEQVCSDLAGHQVLVQFTPHLVPMVRGILATVYATLRDPGLVREDLITIYRAFYRNCPWVTICDSGIYPQTKWACGSNLCYIGIETDPRTGRVIVLSAIDNLIKGQAGQAIQCLNIMMGWDESLGLPKLGFYP, from the coding sequence ATGGGTAAAGAAGGGCGCGTATCGGTAGGAATTGTTGGCGCGTCAGGCTATGGCGGGGTGCAATTAGTCAGGTTGTTAATGGATCATCCTGAAGTAGAACTCGTCTACTTGGGTGGCGATAGCAGTGCTGGCAAATCGTTTGCTGATATATATCCCCACCTAGCTCATCGGGTAGCGCAGCCAATCGAATCTGTCGATTCAGAAGCGATCGCAGCAAGGTGTGAGGTAGTCTTTCTCTCACTCCCCAATGGTTTTGCTTGCGATATGGCTCCTCAGCTGGTCGATAAAGGTTGTAAAGTTCTCGATTTATCTGCCGACTATAGATTTAGCGATTTAGAAACTTATCAAATCTGGTACGGCAAACAGCGGCAAGACATAGCTGTGGCAACAAAAGCAGTTTATGGCTTACCAGAACTGTATCGCGATCGCATTGCCGAAAGCCAACTGATCGGTTGTCCTGGTTGTTATCCCACCGCTAGCCTACTAGCACTTGCACCCCTACTAAAACAAGGCTTGATCGTTCCTGAAACTGCGATCGTCGATGCAAAATCTGGCACGTCTGGGGGTGGTAGACAGGCAAAAACTGGACTGTTGCTTGCAGAAGCAGATAACTCCTTTGCTGCTTATGGCGTTGCCCGTCACCGTCATACGCCAGAAATCGAGCAGGTTTGCAGCGATTTGGCTGGACATCAAGTCTTAGTGCAATTTACTCCTCACTTAGTCCCGATGGTACGCGGTATCCTCGCCACCGTCTACGCCACTCTGCGCGATCCTGGGTTAGTCAGAGAAGATTTAATTACCATCTACAGAGCTTTTTATCGCAATTGTCCTTGGGTAACAATTTGCGACAGTGGCATCTATCCCCAAACTAAGTGGGCGTGCGGCAGCAATCTCTGCTACATCGGCATCGAAACCGATCCCCGTACCGGTAGAGTCATCGTCTTGTCAGCGATCGATAACTTGATCAAAGGACAAGCCGGACAAGCAATTCAATGCCTCAACATCATGATGGGTTGGGACGAGAGTTTGGGATTACCTAAGTTAGGGTTTTATCCTTAA
- the recR gene encoding recombination mediator RecR, with protein sequence MTVYARPLARLIEQLQRLPGVGPKTAQRLALHILKRPEAEVEALAQALLEAKKQVGLCKVCFHLSAEPVCEICRNSNRDNNTICVVADSRDVIALEKTREYHGKYHVLGGVISPMDGIGPEQLTVQSLVQRVSQQQPKEVILAIGPSVEGETTTLYVGQLLKPFTKVTRIAFGLPVGGDLEYADEVTLARALEGRRELD encoded by the coding sequence ATCACGGTTTACGCACGTCCTTTGGCTCGTTTGATCGAGCAGTTGCAGCGCTTGCCAGGAGTGGGTCCCAAGACCGCTCAGCGCCTTGCTTTACATATTTTGAAGCGTCCAGAAGCAGAAGTTGAAGCTTTAGCACAGGCTTTGTTAGAAGCAAAAAAGCAAGTAGGTTTGTGCAAGGTTTGCTTTCATCTCTCGGCAGAACCCGTTTGCGAAATCTGCCGTAACTCTAACCGCGACAATAATACAATTTGTGTTGTGGCTGACTCCCGTGACGTGATTGCTTTGGAAAAAACTAGGGAATATCACGGCAAGTATCACGTTTTGGGGGGAGTCATTTCACCGATGGATGGGATCGGACCCGAACAGTTAACAGTTCAATCGCTGGTACAAAGGGTGAGTCAACAACAACCCAAGGAAGTGATTTTAGCAATTGGTCCCAGCGTGGAAGGAGAGACGACAACACTGTATGTCGGTCAACTCCTCAAACCATTCACTAAAGTGACGCGAATTGCCTTTGGTTTACCCGTAGGCGGCGATTTAGAATACGCCGACGAGGTGACGTTAGCAAGAGCTTTGGAAGGAAGGCGAGAACTGGATTAG
- a CDS encoding ATP-dependent 6-phosphofructokinase, producing the protein MKRIGILTSGGDCAGLNAAIRAVVHRAVGTYGWEVFGIRQATLGLMAQPPQAIALEIDKVDGLLVAGGTILGTTNKGDPFAFPMPDGTIRDRSEDIIAGYYQLGLDAMIGIGGDGSMAILRRLAQQGNLNLVAIPKTIDNDVGVTELSIGFDTAVSIATEALDRLHFTAASHSRVMILEVMGRDAGHIAISAGIAGGADVILVPEIPYTVERVCYTIKERQEQGKNYSLVVVSEAVRTETGVCVMSTDRLGQCRYGGIGQYLADEICTRIGAETRVTVLGHVQRGGTPSPLERVIASAFGVAAVDLIAEAQYDRMVTWQKRQVVSVPIPEAIAQYRAVNPHGTLVKTARGLGICLGDEH; encoded by the coding sequence ATGAAACGAATTGGAATTTTAACCAGTGGTGGAGATTGTGCGGGTTTGAATGCCGCGATTCGTGCCGTAGTGCATCGCGCTGTCGGTACTTATGGCTGGGAGGTATTTGGAATTCGACAAGCCACTTTAGGATTGATGGCTCAACCACCACAAGCGATCGCCTTGGAAATTGATAAAGTTGATGGATTGCTCGTAGCTGGTGGGACAATTTTAGGAACGACCAATAAAGGCGATCCTTTTGCTTTTCCGATGCCAGACGGGACTATCCGCGATCGCTCGGAAGACATTATCGCAGGCTACTACCAATTAGGCTTGGATGCCATGATTGGCATTGGTGGCGACGGTAGTATGGCGATTTTACGTCGCCTTGCCCAACAAGGAAATCTCAACCTGGTGGCAATTCCTAAAACAATTGACAATGATGTCGGCGTAACCGAACTTTCAATCGGTTTTGATACTGCCGTAAGTATCGCCACTGAAGCTTTAGATCGGTTGCATTTTACGGCTGCCAGTCATTCCCGGGTGATGATTTTAGAAGTCATGGGACGCGATGCGGGACATATCGCCATCAGTGCGGGGATTGCTGGTGGTGCTGATGTGATTTTAGTCCCAGAAATTCCTTATACTGTCGAGCGCGTCTGTTACACGATTAAAGAAAGACAAGAACAGGGGAAAAATTATTCTCTCGTCGTCGTATCGGAAGCGGTGCGGACGGAAACAGGTGTATGCGTCATGTCCACCGATCGCTTGGGACAATGTCGCTATGGTGGCATCGGTCAATATTTAGCTGACGAAATTTGCACTCGGATAGGAGCAGAAACGCGAGTCACAGTACTAGGACACGTTCAACGAGGTGGTACGCCGTCGCCACTAGAACGGGTAATTGCCTCTGCTTTTGGTGTTGCGGCTGTCGACTTGATCGCCGAAGCACAGTACGACCGAATGGTAACGTGGCAAAAACGTCAAGTTGTCAGCGTTCCCATTCCCGAGGCGATCGCCCAATACCGCGCAGTCAATCCTCACGGTACACTGGTCAAAACTGCCCGTGGTTTGGGTATTTGTTTAGGTGATGAGCATTGA
- a CDS encoding PstS family phosphate ABC transporter substrate-binding protein: protein MVEKSNRTPINKNKDVVLLIKGLIIGKVLTLLVIGGLLWWLKPQLWSSATATNQTSENPVATTNGSTYDRITGVPSGTFKYGGSAAWIPIRQVVDAQIQQARPELQLRYIQPPNGNLSSSVGIRMLLDGKLDFAHSSRPLTAAEKALAQKQGLTLAEIPIAVDGVAAVVHPSLQISGLTVEQLQQIYQGKITNWSQLGGKNLPIVPYTRHPQDGSPAAIFSTSEQTFGTNVRSANSTTAALRLVNQTPGAIYYASARAVVHQCGVKPIPLGENSDRFVAPYREPLSQPCPNQRHQPNLAAFADGSYPLTRNLYAIVKQDGGKAQQAGEAYTKLLLSDQGQQALREAGFVQAAASTAQNKPAN, encoded by the coding sequence ATGGTTGAAAAATCTAATCGAACTCCAATCAATAAGAACAAAGATGTTGTCCTGTTAATTAAAGGATTAATTATTGGCAAAGTTCTGACCTTGCTGGTTATTGGTGGTTTGTTGTGGTGGCTAAAACCTCAATTGTGGAGCAGCGCTACTGCTACAAATCAAACTTCAGAAAATCCAGTAGCAACAACCAATGGTTCTACCTACGATCGCATAACAGGCGTACCATCGGGTACGTTTAAGTATGGTGGTAGTGCTGCATGGATACCAATCCGTCAAGTCGTTGACGCTCAGATTCAGCAAGCACGCCCAGAACTTCAATTGCGCTATATCCAGCCGCCTAATGGTAATTTGAGTTCTAGTGTAGGGATACGGATGCTGCTCGACGGGAAATTAGATTTTGCTCACTCCTCTCGTCCGCTAACAGCAGCAGAAAAAGCACTGGCACAAAAGCAAGGATTGACCCTGGCAGAAATTCCAATTGCGGTGGATGGGGTCGCCGCCGTCGTTCATCCCTCTTTGCAAATCTCTGGTTTAACCGTAGAGCAGTTGCAGCAAATTTATCAAGGCAAAATTACCAACTGGAGTCAGTTAGGTGGGAAAAACTTGCCAATTGTTCCATACACTCGTCATCCTCAAGATGGTAGTCCCGCCGCGATCTTTTCTACGTCAGAGCAAACTTTTGGGACGAACGTGCGCTCTGCCAACTCTACAACAGCTGCCTTGCGTCTAGTTAACCAGACTCCAGGTGCAATCTATTATGCTTCTGCTCGTGCGGTCGTGCATCAATGCGGGGTCAAACCAATTCCCTTGGGAGAGAATAGCGATCGCTTCGTCGCTCCCTATCGCGAACCGCTATCCCAGCCTTGCCCTAATCAGCGTCATCAACCAAACTTAGCAGCTTTTGCTGATGGCAGCTATCCCCTAACTCGTAATTTATACGCGATCGTCAAGCAAGATGGAGGTAAGGCACAACAAGCAGGAGAAGCTTACACCAAACTCCTACTTTCTGACCAAGGACAACAAGCTCTCAGAGAAGCTGGTTTCGTACAAGCAGCAGCCTCTACTGCGCAAAATAAACCAGCTAACTAA
- the era gene encoding GTPase Era, whose translation MITSDNDSFDFSDALTIPQAPPGYKSGFIGIIGRPNVGKSTLMNQLVGQKIAITSPVAQTTRNRLRGILTTPAAQFIFVDTPGIHKPHHQLGEVLVKNAQIAIDSVDVVLFVVDGSQVAGGGDRFIIELLTQTQTPVILGLNKIDQRSTNIEDLDRSYQEIAKSYQWQMLKFSALNGEGLEALQQAIVECLEPGPYYYPPDLVTDQPERFIMGELIREQILLLTRDEVPHSVAITIDKVEEAPNITRVFATIHIERDSQKGILIGKGGAMLKAIGSAAREQIQKLIAGKVYLELFVKVQPKWRQSRLRLSEFGYKVEE comes from the coding sequence GTGATTACTTCAGATAACGATTCTTTTGATTTTTCGGATGCATTAACTATTCCCCAAGCCCCGCCTGGTTATAAATCAGGCTTTATTGGGATTATCGGTCGTCCTAATGTTGGTAAATCGACGTTGATGAATCAACTTGTGGGGCAAAAAATTGCCATTACTTCTCCAGTCGCGCAGACAACGCGCAACCGCTTGCGAGGAATTTTGACCACACCCGCCGCTCAATTTATTTTTGTCGATACGCCAGGAATTCATAAACCCCATCATCAGTTGGGAGAAGTGTTAGTCAAGAATGCTCAGATTGCCATTGATTCTGTCGATGTAGTGTTGTTTGTGGTAGATGGTTCTCAAGTTGCTGGGGGAGGCGATCGCTTTATTATCGAGTTGCTAACTCAGACGCAAACTCCTGTAATTCTGGGGCTGAACAAAATCGACCAGCGATCGACCAACATTGAAGATTTGGATCGTTCTTACCAAGAAATAGCTAAATCTTACCAATGGCAGATGCTAAAATTTTCGGCTCTCAATGGTGAGGGATTAGAAGCATTGCAACAGGCAATTGTGGAATGTTTGGAGCCTGGTCCTTATTATTATCCTCCCGACTTAGTTACAGACCAGCCAGAACGTTTTATCATGGGAGAATTAATTCGCGAACAAATTTTATTGCTAACACGGGATGAAGTTCCTCACTCAGTGGCAATTACCATTGACAAAGTAGAGGAGGCTCCTAATATTACCCGTGTATTTGCGACTATTCATATCGAGCGAGATTCTCAAAAAGGAATTCTGATCGGTAAGGGAGGAGCAATGCTCAAAGCGATCGGTAGCGCTGCTCGCGAACAAATTCAAAAGCTAATCGCAGGGAAAGTTTATTTAGAACTATTTGTAAAAGTACAACCAAAATGGAGGCAATCTCGGCTCAGACTATCAGAATTTGGTTACAAAGTAGAAGAATAG
- a CDS encoding two-component system response regulator has protein sequence MNSFDLAPPKILVVDDHPASRMTAVAILSVEGYEVLEADSGSSALASVSQGQPDLILLDVMMPEMDGFEVCCQLKQDEQTRLIPVIFITALNDRQARIRGIEAGGDDFLSKPFDRLELAARVKSLVRQKRLNEDLDHASQVLFSIARAVESRDPNTGDHCERLVNLSDAFGGYLNLSRAQRRDLMWGSYLHDIGKVGIPDAVLLKTGKLTSKEWEVMRQHVLIGERICQPLRTMRGVIPIVLHHHERWDGSGYPYQLVGDQIPYLAQVFQIIDIYDALTSDRPYKRALSQEEALKVLVTETNRGWRSPELVQQFINFINSTAIPATSLEGLGVRIEGLRARG, from the coding sequence GTGAACAGCTTCGATCTAGCTCCGCCTAAAATCCTGGTAGTTGACGACCATCCAGCTAGTCGTATGACGGCTGTAGCTATTCTCTCGGTAGAGGGGTACGAAGTTTTAGAGGCAGATAGTGGCTCGTCAGCGCTAGCGTCCGTCAGTCAAGGTCAACCGGATCTCATCCTACTGGATGTCATGATGCCAGAAATGGATGGATTTGAAGTTTGTTGCCAACTGAAGCAGGACGAACAGACAAGGCTGATTCCAGTCATTTTCATCACAGCTTTAAACGATAGACAAGCTAGAATTCGTGGGATTGAAGCTGGGGGGGATGATTTTTTAAGCAAACCTTTCGATCGCCTGGAATTAGCTGCCCGCGTCAAATCCTTGGTGCGTCAAAAGCGTTTGAATGAAGATTTAGATCATGCTTCGCAGGTGTTATTTTCCATTGCTAGAGCAGTGGAAAGCCGCGATCCCAATACTGGCGATCACTGCGAACGCTTGGTAAACTTGAGCGATGCTTTCGGTGGCTATCTCAATCTGTCCCGCGCTCAGAGACGAGATTTGATGTGGGGTAGTTATTTACACGATATTGGTAAAGTTGGCATTCCCGATGCCGTGCTGCTGAAGACTGGAAAACTAACTTCCAAAGAGTGGGAAGTGATGCGACAGCACGTTTTGATTGGTGAGAGAATCTGTCAACCCCTGCGGACGATGCGAGGAGTGATTCCGATTGTTTTGCACCATCACGAGCGTTGGGATGGCTCTGGTTATCCCTATCAGCTGGTTGGAGACCAAATTCCTTATCTCGCTCAAGTATTTCAAATTATTGATATTTATGATGCTCTGACTAGCGATCGCCCATACAAACGAGCGCTGTCTCAGGAAGAAGCATTAAAAGTTTTGGTTACAGAAACTAATCGAGGATGGCGCAGTCCCGAACTCGTACAACAGTTCATCAACTTTATTAACTCAACTGCCATCCCAGCAACCTCTCTGGAGGGACTGGGGGTTAGGATCGAGGGATTAAGGGCTAGAGGCTAG